One part of the Leclercia sp. LSNIH1 genome encodes these proteins:
- a CDS encoding YybH family protein encodes MYEHPLRNIIKACDRAILAKDFDSLMEHYADDAALVVKPGMIVKGKDNIRSAFISISDYFQDQLVVKQGDIQIIEGGGDALVIMESQLFYPDEQGATTEITRRATYVFRLENDRWLCTIDNSYGTSVLDAEPT; translated from the coding sequence ATGTACGAACACCCGCTTCGCAATATCATTAAGGCGTGTGACAGGGCGATCTTAGCCAAAGATTTTGATTCGCTGATGGAGCACTACGCCGACGACGCCGCGCTGGTGGTTAAGCCCGGTATGATCGTTAAAGGTAAAGACAATATCCGCAGCGCCTTTATTTCCATTTCTGATTATTTCCAGGATCAGCTCGTTGTGAAGCAGGGCGATATCCAGATCATTGAAGGCGGAGGAGATGCGCTGGTGATCATGGAATCCCAGCTTTTTTACCCGGATGAACAGGGCGCTACAACAGAGATCACCCGGCGTGCAACCTATGTATTCCGTCTGGAAAATGACCGCTGGCTGTGCACCATCGACAATTCCTACGGAACGTCAGTGTTAGATGCTGAACCCACCTGA
- a CDS encoding AzlD domain-containing protein, producing the protein MERNILLAILASALVTALMRTVPVLLLSRFRLPEVLLQWLSFIPTAIMAALVAAELMSKPAMTDSGISISLLAAAFATLVGILTRGLFATVIAGVVAFCAAGYFLGT; encoded by the coding sequence ATGGAAAGAAATATTCTGCTGGCGATCCTCGCCTCGGCGCTGGTCACTGCCCTGATGCGTACCGTGCCGGTTTTGTTGTTATCCCGTTTTCGGCTGCCGGAGGTGTTGCTGCAGTGGCTGAGCTTTATCCCCACCGCCATCATGGCCGCCCTGGTTGCCGCCGAACTGATGAGTAAACCTGCAATGACAGATTCGGGGATCAGCATCTCGCTGCTGGCGGCGGCGTTTGCCACTCTGGTGGGCATTCTTACCCGCGGACTCTTTGCCACGGTGATCGCGGGAGTGGTAGCGTTTTGCGCGGCGGGGTATTTTTTAGGCACTTAA
- a CDS encoding AzlC family ABC transporter permease: protein MLMKINTGHPASVTDEFRAGIAACLPTIAGYWSIGFAAGAIGTLSGFTTGQIALLASALYAGSAQFLFYSLWAAGAEMASVVLSVLLVNLRYLLMSSSMSVFFRDYTTLQKVVSGLLLTDETFGVAVQRASPQGKISYPWMLGLNITAWLNWIIACVAGAWLATTLPASLMEGLGFSLVSMFIGLILMMWFASRRKILETINIVVAVAITLLTAGSSSLSLVVILAASLAATLATLLLRARKGK, encoded by the coding sequence ATGTTGATGAAAATAAATACCGGACATCCCGCGTCCGTCACGGACGAATTTCGGGCCGGTATTGCTGCCTGTCTCCCCACCATTGCAGGCTACTGGAGCATTGGCTTTGCGGCGGGGGCGATAGGCACGCTCTCCGGGTTTACCACCGGGCAAATCGCGCTGTTGGCGAGCGCCCTCTACGCCGGTTCGGCGCAGTTCTTGTTTTACTCACTCTGGGCCGCAGGGGCGGAAATGGCCTCCGTGGTGCTGAGCGTGCTGCTGGTCAACCTGCGCTACCTGCTGATGAGCTCCTCCATGAGCGTTTTTTTTCGTGACTACACCACCCTGCAGAAAGTGGTCAGCGGGCTGTTGCTGACCGACGAAACCTTTGGCGTGGCGGTGCAGCGCGCCAGCCCGCAGGGCAAAATCAGCTACCCCTGGATGCTGGGGCTGAATATTACCGCCTGGCTGAACTGGATCATCGCCTGTGTGGCCGGAGCATGGCTGGCAACCACGCTGCCCGCCTCGCTGATGGAGGGGCTGGGCTTCAGCCTGGTGTCGATGTTTATCGGCCTGATCCTGATGATGTGGTTTGCCAGCCGCAGGAAGATCCTCGAAACCATCAATATTGTCGTCGCGGTGGCGATCACACTGCTGACTGCCGGGAGTAGCTCGCTCAGTCTGGTGGTCATTTTGGCCGCATCCCTGGCCGCCACGCTGGCGACGCTGCTGTTACGCGCCCGGAAAGGAAAATAA
- a CDS encoding FUSC family protein, with translation MNISFHSPTAQLKNWQSRLAAATLKELFAIQVISAVLVSVLLSDLAGFDYSGWAALSSYAVMNNSVKASMVRAFNRVTGTVLGGVLALLLTTYLVQDSAFLVLFCAVVGGVAVWQADISRWSYSWVLGAVTSMMVMAEAQKNSELRHLLRFTFNRIEEVVLGCVVCIAITLLFYPLNRRRQVAPPHQESHPEPAHRPLLPLQAGITLLLVTPILLVFQLTGFWQAMVSVLAVFILPASTQPLQQQIGQRMQQRLYGCMAATLLSFILLPLMHHYPPVYIAILVAGLWLGCHLQQGKSSISYFGRQFTVAWIIVFIQDTLWLAEPIQAVMRCASILIAIIFISIVMVVFRSLKLSV, from the coding sequence GTGAACATCAGCTTTCATTCACCGACCGCTCAACTCAAAAATTGGCAAAGTCGTCTGGCTGCAGCAACGCTGAAAGAATTATTCGCAATTCAGGTCATCTCAGCCGTGTTGGTGTCGGTGCTGTTGTCCGATCTGGCGGGTTTTGATTACTCTGGCTGGGCAGCACTGAGTAGCTATGCGGTGATGAATAATTCAGTGAAGGCCTCCATGGTTCGGGCGTTTAACCGGGTGACAGGAACCGTGCTGGGCGGTGTGCTGGCACTCTTGCTTACCACGTATCTCGTCCAGGACTCGGCGTTTCTGGTCCTGTTCTGCGCAGTTGTCGGGGGCGTGGCGGTATGGCAAGCGGACATCTCCCGCTGGTCCTATTCCTGGGTGCTGGGGGCGGTCACATCCATGATGGTGATGGCTGAAGCGCAGAAGAACAGTGAGCTGCGTCATCTGTTACGTTTTACGTTTAACCGTATCGAAGAGGTGGTGTTGGGTTGCGTAGTTTGCATTGCGATTACTTTGCTCTTTTATCCGTTAAACCGGCGCAGACAGGTTGCACCGCCGCATCAGGAGAGTCACCCTGAGCCAGCTCATCGACCGCTATTGCCCCTGCAGGCCGGGATTACACTATTACTGGTGACGCCGATATTGCTCGTTTTCCAGCTGACGGGATTCTGGCAGGCGATGGTTTCAGTGCTGGCGGTCTTTATTCTTCCTGCCTCGACTCAGCCCCTACAACAGCAGATCGGCCAGCGAATGCAGCAACGTTTATACGGGTGCATGGCCGCTACATTGCTGAGTTTTATCCTTTTACCTCTCATGCATCATTATCCCCCGGTGTATATAGCAATACTGGTCGCGGGATTATGGCTGGGGTGTCATCTGCAACAGGGAAAATCTTCCATCAGTTATTTCGGACGTCAGTTTACTGTGGCCTGGATCATCGTTTTTATACAGGATACGTTATGGCTGGCCGAGCCGATCCAGGCCGTTATGCGCTGTGCCAGCATACTGATCGCCATTATTTTCATTAGCATTGTTATGGTGGTATTTCGCTCGCTAAAACTAAGCGTCTGA
- a CDS encoding DUF2778 domain-containing protein, translating to MIHCTFRLNGNALSNLSCPGIGFFPAYSGNTGQHRNNPDSVAIKDIGPLPPGKYYIVDRPRSLSTRVKDVFATQVTGSDHSIWFALYRVDGNIDDHTFIEQVERGNFRLHPAGYKGISNGCITLPSRCHFAVLREALLRTPTVMVSASLNAYGTIQVY from the coding sequence ATGATTCATTGTACCTTTCGGCTTAACGGCAATGCTTTGTCTAATCTGAGCTGTCCGGGTATTGGTTTTTTCCCTGCGTATTCGGGTAATACAGGACAGCACCGGAATAATCCTGATTCAGTTGCCATAAAGGATATTGGTCCACTGCCGCCGGGTAAATATTATATTGTTGACCGGCCCCGTAGCTTAAGTACACGCGTAAAAGATGTTTTTGCAACGCAAGTGACGGGCTCTGATCACTCAATATGGTTCGCTCTGTATCGCGTAGATGGGAATATCGATGATCACACATTTATTGAACAAGTGGAAAGAGGGAACTTCAGACTTCATCCTGCAGGATATAAAGGGATCAGTAACGGCTGCATTACGCTTCCTTCTCGTTGTCATTTTGCAGTACTACGGGAAGCACTCCTAAGAACCCCTACAGTGATGGTATCCGCATCACTTAACGCTTACGGCACTATTCAGGTGTATTAA
- a CDS encoding Hcp family type VI secretion system effector — protein MAIPAYLWLKDDGGADIKGSVDVRAREGSIEIHSFAHGLHLPTDNMTGKITGTRVHSALTFEKEFDSSSPYLYKAVAKGQTLKSAEFKWYHINDAGQEVEYFNMLLEGVKVVSVCPLMHNCKNASTEKHNHLESVSLRYEKITWKHCDGNIMFTDAWNDR, from the coding sequence ATGGCTATTCCAGCTTACTTATGGCTTAAAGATGACGGTGGGGCAGATATTAAAGGTTCTGTAGATGTAAGGGCTCGAGAGGGCAGCATTGAGATTCATAGTTTCGCGCATGGTCTACATCTACCCACAGATAACATGACGGGTAAAATTACAGGAACTCGAGTGCATAGTGCATTAACCTTCGAAAAGGAATTCGATTCATCAAGTCCCTACTTGTACAAGGCAGTAGCGAAAGGCCAGACGCTAAAAAGTGCCGAATTTAAGTGGTATCACATCAACGATGCCGGGCAGGAAGTTGAATACTTCAACATGCTGCTGGAAGGTGTCAAAGTCGTCTCGGTCTGTCCTCTGATGCATAACTGCAAAAATGCCAGCACCGAAAAACATAATCATCTTGAATCTGTTTCGCTCCGCTATGAAAAGATTACATGGAAGCACTGCGACGGAAATATCATGTTTACTGATGCGTGGAACGACCGATGA